The Populus alba chromosome 6, ASM523922v2, whole genome shotgun sequence genome contains a region encoding:
- the LOC118030752 gene encoding 17.9 kDa class II heat shock protein has product MDFKIMGLDAPLFNTLQHMMDASDHEADKSFNAPTRTYVRDAKAMASTPADVKEYPNSYAFIIDMPGLKSGDIKVQVEDDNVLVISGERKRGEEKEGAKYVRMERRIGKFMRKFVLPENANTDAISAVCQDGVLTVTVEKLPPPEPKKPKTIEVKIA; this is encoded by the coding sequence ATGGATTTCAAAATCATGGGTCTTGACGCGCCACTCTTCAACACCCTCCAGCACATGATGGATGCAAGTGATCATGAGGCAGACAAGTCCTTCAATGCGCCAACACGCACTTACGTCCGCGATGCCAAGGCAATGGCATCGACACCAGCTGATGTGAAAGAGTATCCAAACTCTTACGCGTTCATCATTGACATGCCGGGACTGAAATCAGGGGACATCAAGGTTCAAGTGGAGGATGACAATGTGCTGGTTATTAGTGGGGAGAGGAAGCGCGGAGAGGAGAAAGAAGGGGCCAAGTACGTGAGAATGGAAAGGAGGATTGGTAAGTTTATGAGGAAGTTTGTGTTGCCTGAGAATGCTAACACAGACGCTATTTCTGCTGTTTGTCAAGATGGGGTTCTGACTGTTACTGTCGAGAAATTACCACCTCCTGAGCCTAAGAAGCCTAAGACTATCGAGGTCAAGATTGCTTGA
- the LOC118030751 gene encoding 25S rRNA (cytosine-C(5))-methyltransferase NSUN5, with protein sequence MARNKAPSVKPKPKPKQTTDKSAKPRLKNAERSAYFARREAAKVLHTVLQGDANRQAVASIKSLVYSPSIRNKKATFALVCQTLKHLRIIKDVLEIANILNSKWKRQEELIYIIAYDILFGKEISLVGGDAEKFLACRKDAMQSALAKLVVRKKAKNIDDFIALYQPPDITKPCYVRVNTLKLDVDSALHELGKQFKVQKDDMIPHLLVLPPHTDLHNHSLVLNGSIFVQGKASSMVAAVLDPKPGWEVLDACSAPGNKTVHLAALMKGKGKIIACELNKDRAKRLEDTVRLSGAANIEVLHGDFLNIDPKGPFSKVSAILLDPSCSGSGTAAQRLDHLLPSRTTDFVDTERLNKLAAFQKKALAHALSFPAVKRIVYSTCSVNQIENEDVVNSVLPLATSNGFQLATPFPQWQRRGLPVFEGSEHLLRTDPVEDKEGFFIALFVKKGSEKNSEERSGSQKLAGSLSNGKGWLKRSCHVNKKNLALPVFYRGICKPWLHTKSSLTRKTYNSSN encoded by the exons ATGGCTCGAAACAAGGCGCCTTCCGTCAAACCCAAACCGAAACCAAAACAAACCACCGATAAATCCGCCAAGCCACGGCTGAAAAACGCCGAACGGTCTGCTTACTTCGCTAGAAGAGAAGCAGCCAAGGTCTTACACACGGTTCTTCAAGGAGACGCTAATCGCCAAGCCGTTGCCTCCATTAAATCACTTGTCTACAGCCCTTccattagaaacaaaaaagcAACTTTCGCTCTTGTTTGCCAAACTCTCAAAC atcTAAGAATAATCAAGGATGTTTTGGAGATTGCGAATATACTTAATAGCAAGTGGaag AGACAAGAggaattgatttatattatagCTTATGACATTTTATTTGGAAAG GAGATTTCATTGGTTGGCGGTGATGCGGAGAAGTTCCTTGCATGTCGAAAAGATGCTATGCAGTCAGCTTTAGCTAAGCTTGTAGTGAGAAAAAAAGCGAAGAACATTGATGACTTTATTGCTCTTTATCAGCCTCCGG ATATTACAAAACCCTGTTATGTTCGCGTAAATACCTTGAAATTGGATGTTGATTCCGCCTTGCATGAATTAGGAAAACAATTCAAG GTTCAGAAGGACGACATGATACCTCACTTGTTGGTGCTCCCACCACATACTGATTTGCATAATCACTCTCTGGTCTTGAATGGAAGCATCTTTGTGCAA GGAAAGGCAAGTTCAATGGTGGCAGCAGTTCTTGATCCCAAACCAGGATGGGAG GTTCTTGATGCATGTTCAGCTCCAGGGAACAAAACCGTTCACCTTGCTGCCCTTatgaaaggaaaagggaaaattaTTGCTTGTGAGCTGAATAAGGATAGGGCTAAACGTTTAGAAGACACTGTCAGACTCTCTGGTGCTGCTA ACATTGAAGTTCTGCATGGTGATTTTCTAAACATTGACCCAAAAGGTCCTTTTTCCAAG GTCTCTGCTATTCTTCTAGACCCGTCTTGCTCTGGATCTGGGACTGCTGCTCAAAGATTAGACCATTTGCTCCCGTCTCGTACCACTGATTTTGTTGACACAGAGAGATTGAACAAGCTTGCAGCTTTTCAAAAGAAGGCTCTGGCCCATGCTTTGTCTT TTCCAGCCGTTAAAAGAATTGTCTACAGTACATGCTCCgtcaatcaaattgaaaatgaagacGTTGTTAATTCAGTTCTACCTTTGGCCACATCCAATGGTTTCCAGCTTGCAACCCCCTTTCCTCAATGGCAACGCCGCGGTCTCCCAGTTTTTGAAGGCT CTGAACATCTGCTTCGAACTGATCCCGTTGAGGACAAAGAAGGCTTCTTCATTGCCCTTTTCGTCAAGAAGGGCTCTGAAAAGAACTCAGAGGAACGAAGTGGAAGCCAGAAACTTGCTGGATCTCTTTCAAATGGTAAAGGCTGGTTAAAAAGATCTTGCCAtgtgaacaaaaaaaatcttgcgCTGCCTGTCTTCTACAGAGGTATTTGTAAACCATGGTTGCACACCAAGAGCTCGCTGACAAGAAAGACATACAATTCCTCTAATTGA
- the LOC118030753 gene encoding probable WRKY transcription factor 51 yields MSSPKFSTQQDTSELSDYAHDQMSNFELSEFLTFDEWVALEDAPSSIASGYACNPVYRARVVGESGGSSSPREELSGGEGEEGREKKETKERVAFKTKSEIEILDDGYKWRKYGKKMVKNSPNPRNYYRCSVEGCPVKKRVERDRDDPRYVITTYEGIHSHQSFS; encoded by the exons ATGTCCAGTCCTAAGTTTAGCACACAGCAGGATACATCCGAGCTGAGTGACTACGCTCACGACCAAATGTCCAATTTTGAGCTCTCAGAGTTCTTGACCTTCGATGAATGGGTAGCGCTAGAAGATGCTCCGTCGTCCATAGCTTCCGGTTATGCCTGCAACCCGGTTTATAGAGCACGTGTCGTTGGCGAGTCAGGTGGAAGTAGCAGCCCTCGTGAAGAGCTAAGTGGTG GAGAGGGTGAAGAAGGGCGAGAGAAGAAGGAAACCAAAGAAAGGGTTGCTTTCAAAACAAAGTCAGAGATCGAAATACTAGATGATGGGTACAAGTGGAGGAAATATGGGAAAAAGATGGTGAAGAATAGTCCCAACCCGAG GAATTACTACAGGTGCTCGGTTGAAGGCTGCCCTGTGAAGAAGAGAGTAGAAAGAGACAGGGATGATCCAAGATATGTAATAACAACCTACGAGGGCATTCACTCTCACCAGAGCTTTTCCTAG
- the LOC118030754 gene encoding protein PLASTID MOVEMENT IMPAIRED 1-RELATED 2, translating into MMLSKAESRSGDGDGSSNSGQLLRDIEAISKALYLHKTPQKALISSSSARSKSVEKPRLSESKSSLNPQSFNETVSYKDKKSSSAWNWKKPLKALAHIGRQKFNICFFLHVHSIEGLPPSFNGMNLSVHWKRKDVVLQTRAAKVLKGIAKFDETLMHKCSVYGSRSGPYHAAKYEMKLFLIYASIIGAPGIDMGKQWVDLTLLLPLNSEELEGEKSTDKWTTSYKLEGKGKGATLNVSFGFLVLRDNFVESRSNMSVSDLLNLVHDRPAVDPKTGIGHTNSNGMLQQLESVPSDLNRWPPLSSQSVDAKSYHDVSSNLGLELSKSINFLYEKLDEVNWQNSEKLDALSGHMQQLKPKFHLEFELDEADCGNECDIEFTVVEQGIETSEMEQMEPEQDDVQTTDGSAIETIDLDEIIKDVDIAPDEETKFHSEGNIFHGHVDEVLIDDCKHEENSASRKGSIMEDLESAFNNQLISESEKLESQLAMSNFLENGNYMETKSNYRANKVAKKLPSLDEFTTSVASDFLNMLGIEHSPFGLSSDSEPESPRERLLREFEKEAIASGSFIIDFDGNRGHEELGRIAQAGSSYEDLSDDLDLSLVIQAAEQEHWRASQLLSGRRKVKVLEDLETEALMREWGLDEGAFQNSPRYCSDGFGSPIELLPEKQAELPPLGDGFGPFIHTNDGGCLRSMNPSLFRNSKNAGSLVMQVSCPVVLPAELGSDIMEILQYLASVGITKLSLLTNKLMPLEDITGKILQQIAEDITERKAPLCHESLFEKDPFNRRKEVEGVCSHQFFNNIKSSLIGGEVDWEYVSLEDLAPLAMKKIEAMSIEGLRIQSGMSEEVAASSISPQSPGKMLAFEGKDANLVGFLSLGGAELHHLDTEDADSGADGLLSLSITLEEWLRLDAGIISEEDEVDEHTIRILAAHRAKCIDFNGRFTGDINRGTASCGKHGLLGNNLTVALKILLRDPLRNFEPVGAPMLALIQVERTSIHPMSKVHGSVLERSRNEEDDHEWIQYEKNDRLWFKITEVHVSGLNTEPGKTQHWATKTQQQSGTRWLVASGMSKSYKQPFSKSKAIVLAYPQLIRKVEAGDILWSISSQAKDTVTRLKDLAGFVPHVRNPNVIFPG; encoded by the exons ATGATGCTTTCGAAAGCTGAGTCTAGAagtggtgatggtgatggaagTTCGAATAGTGGTCAACTGCTGAGAGACATTGAGGCAATAAGCAAAGCCCTATACTTGCATAAAACCCCACAAAAGGCTTTGATTTCCTCATCCAGTGCTCGATCTAAATCAGTTGAGAAACCCCGCTTATCAGAATCAAAATCGAGTCTGAACCCACAAAGTTTTAATGAAACTGTGTCATATAAGGACAAGAAATCATCATCAGCATGGAATTGGAAGAAGCCCTTGAAAGCTTTAGCCCACATTGGTCGTCAAAAGttcaatatttgtttctttctcCACGTGCATTCTATTGAAGGGTTACCCCCGAGTTTTAATGGTATGAATTTGTCTGTGCATTGGAAGAGGAAGGATGTGGTTTTGCAGACACGTGCAGCAAAAGTTTTGAAGGGAATTGCTAAATTTGATGAGACTTTGATGCATAAATGTTCTGTATATGGTTCAAGAAGTGGGCCCTATCATGCAGCAAAGTATGAAATGAAGCTTTTCTTGATTTATGCATCCATAATTGGGGCTCCAGGCATTGACATGGGGAAACAGTGGGTAGATCTGACACTGTTGCTGCCATTGAATTCGGAGGAACTGGAGGGGGAGAAAAGTACTGATAAATGGACTACAAGCTATAAGCTTGAGGGCAAGGGTAAGGGTGCTACTCTAAATGTTAGTTTTGGTTTCTTGGTATTGAGAGACAATTTTGTTGAATCAAGAAGTAATATGAGTGTCTCTGACCTTCTAAATTTAGTGCATGATAGGCCTGCAGTGGATCCCAAAACAGGTATTGGGCACACTAACAGTAATGGAATGCTTCAGCAACTTGAAAGTGTTCCTAGTGATTTAAATCGCTGGCCTCCTCTCTCTTCTCAGTCTGTTGATGCGAAGAGTTACCATGATGTTTCATCAAATTTGGGATTGGAACTCTCCAAGTCAATAAATTTTCTATATGAAAAACTCGATGAGGTGAACTGGCAGAATTCAGAAAAACTTGACGCATTATCTGGCCATATGCAGCAACTCAAACCAAAGTTTCACTTGGAGTTTGAGCTTGATGAAGCTGACTGTGGAAATGAGTGTGATATTGAGTTTACTGTTGTTGAGCAGGGGATAGAAACATCTGAAATGGAACAAATGGAACCAGAACAAGATGATGTTCAGACTACTGATGGTTCTGCAATTGAAACCATTGACTTGGATGAAATAATCAAGGATGTTGATATAGCCCCTGATGAGGAGACAAAGTTCCATTCGGAGGGAAATATTTTCCATGGACATGTAGATGAGGTTTTAATAGATGATTGCAAACATGAAGAGAATAGTGCAAGTAGGAAAGGATCAATTATGGAAGATCTGGAATCAGCTTTTAATAACCAGCTCATTTCAGAATCTGAGAAGTTGGAATCCCAGCTTGCTATGAGCAATTTTCTAGAGAATGGAAACTACATGGAAACTAAATCAAATTACAGGGCTAATAAAGTGGCAAAGAAATTGCCGAGCCTGGATGAATTTACCACATCTGTTGcgagtgattttttaaatatgctgGGAATTGAGCATAGTCCATTTGGTCTGAGTTCAGATAGTGAACCTGAGTCTCCTAGAGAGCGATTGTTAAGAGAGTTTGAAAAAGAAGCCATAGCTTCTGGCAGCTTCATCATAGATTTTGATGGAAACAGAGGGCATGAAGAATTGGGTCGCATTGCTCAGGCTGGGTCTAGTTACGAGGACCTTTCTGATGATCTTGATTTATCTCTGGTTATTCAGGCTGCTGAGCAGGAGCATTGGAGAGCAAGTCAGTTGCTAAGTGGAAGAAGGAAGGTGAAGGTGCTTGAAGACTTGGAGACAGAAGCTTTAATGAGAGAATGGGGCTTAGATGAGGGGGCCTTTCAGAATTCTCCACGTTATTGCTCTGATGGGTTTGGGAGTCCAATTGAGCTTCTTCCTGAGAAACAAGCTGAATTACCTCCACTTGGAGATGGCTTTGGACCCTTTATCCATACCAATGATGGAGGTTGTCTGCGGTCTATGAATCCTTCTCTTTTCAGAAATTCTAAAAATGCAGGGAGCTTAGTTATGCAAGTTTCTTGTCCTGTAGTGCTACCTGCAGAATTAGGTTCTGATATTATGGAGATATTACAGTATCTGGCATCGGTTGGCATCACAAAACTATCTCTGCTGACAAACAAATTAATGCCTTTGGAGGATATCACCGGGAAGATATTGCAACAAATAGCAGAGGATATTACTGAAAG GAAGGCTCCTTTGTGTCATGAATCATTGTTTGAAAAAGATCCATTTAATCGGAGAAAGGAAGTTGAAGGAGTTTGTTCTCATCAGTTCTTTAATAACATAAAGTCCAGCCTTATCGGCGGTGAGGTAGACTGGGAATATGTTAGTCTTGAAGATCTTGCACCTTTGGCAATGAAAAAGATTGAAGCCATGTCCATTGAAGGGTTGAGAATCCAGTCCGGCATGTCTGAGGAAGTGGCAGCATCAAGCATCAGTCCCCAGTCTCCTGGAAAGATGCTGGCTTTTGAAGGGAAGGATGCCAATCTTGTTGGGTTTCTCAGTTTGGGAGGTGCAGAATTGCACCATCTTGATACCGAAGATGCTGACAGTGGTGCTGACGGATTATTGTCTCTCTCTATAACATTGGAGGAGTGGTTGAGACTTGATGCTGGAATCATCAGCGAGGAAGATGAAGTTGATGAGCACACAATAAGGATCCTTGCAGCCCATCGTGCTAAGTGCATAGATTTTAATGGAAGGTTTACAGGAGACATTAATCGGGGTACAGCATCTTGTGGAAAGCATGGTTTGTTGGGGAACAACCTCACGGTAGCTCTCAAGATACTGCTTAGGGATCCTCTTCGAAATTTTGAGCCAGTTGGTGCTCCGATGCTTGCTCTAATCCAAGTGGAGAGGACTTCTATCCATCCCATGTCAAAAGTGCATGGTTCGGTGTTAGAAAGAAGtagaaatgaagaagatgatcatGAATGGATCCAGTACGAAAAGAATGATCGTCTTTGGTTTAAAATCACTGAAGTCCATGTTTCAGGGTTGAATACTGAACCTGGCAAGACACAACATTGGGCTACCAAAACGCAGCAACAATCTGGGACACGCTGGCTGGTGGCAAGTGGCATGTCTAAGTCCTACAAGCAACCATTTTCGAAGTCAAAGGCCATTGTATTAGCGTACCCACAACTAATCAGAAAGGTGGAGGCAGGTGATATCTTGTGGAGCATAAGCTCTCAAGCTAAGGACACAGTAACTAGATTGAAAGACCTGGCAGGATTTGTTCCACACGTACGGAACCCTAACGTCATCTTTCCTGGATGA
- the LOC118030757 gene encoding uncharacterized protein At4g33100, with protein MRITKKDKRDQSSTSPCAHLRAAYHNCFNRWYSEKFVKGQWGKEECVSEWQKYRACLSEHLDDKHLSRFLEAEIVPSDLGKPVDGVSQ; from the exons ATGAGGATTACAAAGAAGGACAAAAGAGATCAATCTTCAACATCTCCTTGTGCTCATCTCAGAGCTGCTTACCACAATTGTTTCAACAG GTGGTATTCAGAGAAGTTTGTCAAAGGACAGTGGGGCAAAGAGGAGTGTGTTTCTGAGTGGCAAAAATACAGAGCTTGCCTTTCT GAACATTTGGATGATAAGCATTTGAGTCGTTTCTTGGAAGCTGAAATAGTTCCATCTGATTTAGGAAAGCCAGTTGACGGTGTTTCTCAGTGA